The DNA region AGGTCAGGTGTGATTTTTGTAATACGGAAATAATTAAAAAAGAAGAGTTGTTGTTTTCTAAAATATTAGGCTCATTGTTGGTTGTTTTTTATTTGGTATTAATTAAACTATTTGATTTTTCACTTGCAAAAGAGCTTTGTTTGATATTATTTTTGGTTTCTTTTTTTATCATTTTTTATTCCATTATTTTCACCAGACGATTAACTAAGTAAAAATTAAGGATATTTTTTGTTGGAATAATGTTTGATTGGGTATTGATCTTGACCAGAAGGGTTGGTTCAGCATAATAAATTAGATATATGAAAAGGATGCTGGCTGTGCTTAGTGAAGCTTCTCATAATGTTTTTTTTGTTGTTTTGTTTGCTGTTTCTATAGTTGGCTTATTTTTTTTCTTTGTTTTGTTTTATCGAGGGAAGATACTCAAGGAAGAATTAAAATCTATCTACAGTTGCAGTCTATTTGATGGTGAATTAGAAGGATCATATGAAAACAATTCGCCGTATATGATCCATGAGGGCGGGAGCGTTTTGGCTCATATCAAAATTGACGATGCAAATGAGGTTTTAATATATCAGTTTATCGTTAGTGGGCAGATAAATATGATGAGGTTTTTGGTGCATGTTCAGCATGGTGTGGGGTTGGATGATGCAATATATGGAAGTGGTCATGTTGCTAGAGAATGTAAGGCACACAAATTGTATAAGGACTACCTACATATCTCTAAATTACAAGATGAAGTTAATTATTTGGGTGGCGCAATTAGTGTAATAGAGGTCTGTAAGGGAGTTGCCTATTGTTATTACAGATTAAACTCCTTCATTGGGTCTTATCCAATGAAAGATTTGTTTTTAAGAATCAAAGAAAATTAGATTTAATTTTCTTTGAAATTCAACCAAGTTAAAGCAGTTATTGGTTTTTATAAATTAAATTTTATTGGCGGCTGGGTTTGTTTATATTTGGTGCTATTTTATAGGTAAGGTATTTCTGCTTTGGCCGTTATTACAACAATTATTAATTTTGTGAGAGAGCTTTTTGTATCTGCTGTAATTGCATCTTGTGATGCGAGAAACGAAGGTTAGATATTCTATGAAAAAGAAGCCATGCTTTTCCAAGAAAGGAAATACTGAGGGCTTCGATTACGTTAAATATAACGTTAGAGTAATGCTTTTGTTGATACCTATTTTGATTGTTATATTTTTGTTGTATGAGTTGGTTGAGTGGCTGGGTTTTGTGTAGTTAAGGGGTGATTGCGATTTGACCTGATTTATGTAATGTTTAAAGCGGCAGCTAAAATTTTTACTGCGTATGGGCGTCTATTGGGACGCCCATTTATTTTTGTAGAGATCCCAAATAATATGAGTGAATCAATTCTGGATAAATCCAACCAATATTGGAAGTTTAGGCTGTTCTTTGTAGGGCTAATTTTGTCTTTTATTGGAATGTCTTCAGGGTTGTATCTAAGGATGCAACAGCGAATATTTTTTTGGCTGGTTGTTGCATCATTGATTGCTGCCGTAGTCATTTTTTTGCGGCTTGTCTGCTTATTAAATGCCCGAATTGTAATGTCAAATGGCTTTGGCTTTCTGTTACTAAAAATGATCCTCCAGGAGGAATGGTTTGGTTGTTCACAACGTCGCATTGTCTGATGTGTAAAAAAGGATCGTTCAATAGACATTAGAACGCATAGGTAATTGCATGAGGCTTTTATATGGCGGATGACGGTGATAAGAAGAAGTCAAAATTTATAATGGGATTCCTTTTTAGTTTGGAAGGTATAATTACTATTATTTTAGGGGTAGGTATTTTGCTTTATGGATTGTTTGGTAATGGTTAAATATTTTTGCGAATTTTATCTGTTGCTTGGTTGATGATTATGTTTAACAGTGGTCGATATGTTTATTGGCTTTTTCAATTTAACTGTATTAATTATGGCATTGATATATGCAATATAGTTTAACAATTATTGTAATTGTTTTGGTCTTTTCCTATGTGATATATAGGGCTGTAAATTATTATCGAAAAACAAGTAGATATTTTATTAATGTTAATGATGATGTTATAAGAAGCTTTTGTATTGATAATAATTGTCATTTTCCATTTGATGAGTTTAAATCTTTATGGGTTACGGTATCCAAAAACTTGGGCTGCCCAGATGGAAAGATGATCGAAAATTGTAAAATAAGGCTTCTCATGGAAAATTATCCTTTTCCTGAGATATTTGTTGACGATATTTTTATGGATTTTGAAAAATATTCTCAATTTTCTTGGAATAAAGAAATGTTATTTGGGGAATTTATTGCGTCTCTGTATGAGTCAAAAAATAACAATAATGTACCGTAATTTGATATGTGTGATTTTTACTTTGTATGGGCGCCTGTTTGGGTGCCAATTTCATGTGGGTATTGGTGAACATAGATGTAAGCCGTATACGGTAATATTGAAATGAAACGTTACTTTTCTTTGCTTGGTTTATTGCCTTTCATATATTTTATTTATGTGGCGTATATATTTTCTAATAATATTTTCGGCGTAGAAAATTTATGGATTATTTGGGCTTTTGTTTATTATTTGATCTTTTCGGCAGGGATCAATTTTACCGCTGATATATCCAATGATTCATTTAAGGGACTAAACCATGGAGCTGTTGGTATTCAATTATTTATTGCTATTACTTTTATGCTTTGGGATATGGATTTTAAGCAAATCATTATTGCATGGGGGTTGTTTCTTATTTTTTTTATTTTCAAGAGAGAGTTTTTTGTAATATGGAAAGTGATTGGCTTTCCATCGCAAAAAGGCTTTCAGAAAGGTGTGCAGGAAAGGACAATCAGCTCTGACAAGAGCGTAAATATCGTTATATTTTATATTATTGTGTTTGTCGCATCCTATTTATCCCATGTTGTACCTCGGATTTTTATGGAACATTAAAATTAAAGTGGTCTCCGTGCAAATTGAATAGTTTGCACGGAGATGAGGGTGAACAGGATTACAGCATGTGTAGTAATAACAGTTAAAGCAAGGCTGTAATACCTATTTTGTGCTGGATATAAGTACCTATTTCGTTCGACATCTGGTGAAATTTGCCAGTTACTCCCGCTGCTGCCCCTAGTTGATGCTAAAAAAATAGCATAGGGGGCTTGACCTGACATCAAGATGTGCTAATTTTGTAGCATAGTGCTAAAAAATTAGCATAGGCATTTGCTGATAGATCAGGCATTCAATCATGAGTAAAACCGCTAAACCCGCCCCGGATACCCAACTCAGTCGCCGCGAGCGACAGATTATGGATGCATTGTTTGAGGCTGGGGAACTGTCTGCGCAGGAGGTGCGCGATGCGCTCCCCGATGCACCGGGCTATTCCGCCGTACGTGCGCTATTGGCCAAGCTGGTGGAAAAGAAGCTGGTGGATTTCCGCGAGGATGGTCCGCGCTATATCTACTTTCCTGTTATTGCGCAGGAAGAGGCGCGTACCTCGGCATTGCAGAAGCTGCTGAAAACGTTTTTTGGCGGTTCCACGACAGCGGCTGTCAATGCCCTCTTGGGGATGAACCAGGAAAAGCTCAGCACCGAGGAGATCGCGCAGTTACAGGATGCGATCAATAAGGCCAAACAAGACCAATAACATATTGTCGATGTTGTGGAGGTATCCATGGATGCCCAGACAGCTAATCACCTGTTAGTCAGTTTGCTGGTTAAACCCCTGCTGATGCTCGCCCTGTTAGGGATGCTGTACGGCATTATTC from Cellvibrio japonicus Ueda107 includes:
- a CDS encoding BlaI/MecI/CopY family transcriptional regulator; amino-acid sequence: MSKTAKPAPDTQLSRRERQIMDALFEAGELSAQEVRDALPDAPGYSAVRALLAKLVEKKLVDFREDGPRYIYFPVIAQEEARTSALQKLLKTFFGGSTTAAVNALLGMNQEKLSTEEIAQLQDAINKAKQDQ